A genomic stretch from Strongyloides ratti genome assembly S_ratti_ED321, chromosome : 1 includes:
- a CDS encoding MAGUK p55 subfamily member 5 — translation MYSTFKSHIDGYDRKRLHYYDSSEISNETDDGTNSFDTFDECYSDNLMKLQMTKNSAYVYEEFICVIQLRNPSEEVGFSISETEYGSLYIEDILPNTPAQKSNLIEGDEIIEVNTIPIYNLGYYRTIDLIKESIDSCIIQLKIRRKLSINKMPLSTTESQIATALFAEDRRQNIIIEETANRMSEIISPSQWERVKEYEDDLKRRREYTERKEKQNNFMRTSIRASKRLQALENNSNTQYNNSIPSPLIEEKDCHFSYSNKCYSPAGSTPRTSIHEHINNINKDTNDCPEKIINDNCDTNLLVVKVYKPEDDSYLGATVKNEGERVIISRIIQGGICEKTKCLVEDDEIIEVNGNDIRGLSVNEVSDLLRRIHGDITFIILPSPRRQLSSNNENNLKNNRYSHKNPAPVIHHIRALFDYDPEDDYFVPCKELALKFQRGDILHVISTADENWWQAYREGDDASQQLAGLIPSSSFQKQVEMYNRELDRKAIGDGKSTKGKYLFKKKLSDKNKKKKKDKLGDKVKILDEEMNDDEILTYEDVCLYLSRSGRKRPVILCGPEGVGCSELRQKLIESDKTRFSCAIPHTTRPRRSDEIDGINFHFITPQQFNEYSSNGVFVEYGEFQKHYYGTSIMSISKVISENKTCLLTFKPETLKSLRKTDLMPFVVFISPPSLMQLKRQKDMNGQFGVRDEELKIILNEGKRMEQNYGHLFDHIIVNIEYQKSLEELKEIVQKLDTEPHWVPSYWLNNRNSTYRSNGKYNDRGRIVSYFEEEGKIPL, via the exons ATGTATTCAACATTTAAATCTCATATTGATGGTTATGACAGAAAAAGACTACATTATTATGATAGCAGTGAAATTTCTAATGAAACTGATGATGGAACAAATAGTTTTGATACATTTGATGAATGTTATAGTGATAATTTGATGAAGTTACAAATGACAAAAAAT tcaGCATATGTGTATGAAGAATTTATTTGTGTCATACAGTTAAGAAACCCTTCTGAAGAAGTTGGTTTTTCTATAAGTGAAACAGAATATGGTTCATTATATATAGAAGATATATTACCAAATACACCAGCACAAAAATCTAATTTAATAGAGGGAGATGAAATTATTGAAGTTAATACAATCCCTATTTATAATTTGGGATATTATCGGACAATTGATTTGATAAAAGAG aGCATTGATTCTTGTATCATTCAACTTAAAATTCGAAGAAAATTGTCAATAAATAAGATGCCTCTGTCAACAACTGAAAGTCAAA ttGCAACAGCTTTATTTGCTGAAGATCGCcgtcaaaatattattattgagGAGACAGCAAATAGGATGAGTGAAATAATAAGTCCCAGTCAATGGGAACGTGTCAAAGAGTATGAAGATGATTTGAAGAGGAGACGTGAATATACGGAgagaaaagaaaaacaaaataattttatgagAACATCTATTCGAGCCTCCAAAAGGTTACAAGCTTTAGAGAATAATTCAAATacacaatataataatagtatacCATCACCATTAATTGAGGAGAAAGATTGCCATTTTAGTTATTCTAATAAATGTTACTCTCCAGCTGGTAGTACTCCAAGAACATCTATTCATgaacatataaataatattaataaagataCTAATGATTGCCCAGAGAAgataattaatgataattgtGATACTAATTTATTAGTTGTTAAGGTTTATAAACCAGAAGATGATTCATATTTAGGTGCTACTGTAAAAAATGAAGGAGAACGTGTCATTATTAGTAGAATTATTCAGGGTGGAATATGTGAAAAGACAAAATGTCTTGTTGAGGATGATGAAATTATTGAGGTAAATGGTAATGATATACGTGGATTAAGTGTTAATGAAGTTTCTGACTTGTTAAGGAGAATTCATGGtgatataacatttattattcttcCATCTCCACGACGGCAATTGTCAtctaataatgaaaataatttaaaaaataatcgtTATTCTCATAAAAATCCAGCACCCGTCATCCATCATATTCGTGCATTATTTGATTATGATCCTGAGGATGACTATTTTGTTCCATGCAAAGAATTAGCTTTAAAATTTCAACGTGGTGACATTCTTCATGTCATCTCGACTGCCGATGAAAATTGGTGGCAGGCTTATCGGGAGGGTGATGATGCATCTCAACAATTAGCTGGTCTCATTCCATCAAGTTCATTTCAAAAACAAGTTGAAATGTATAATAGAGAATTAGATAGAAAAGCAATTGGTGATGGAAAAAGTACAAAaggaaaatatttatttaaaaaaaaactttcagataaaaataaaaaaaagaaaaaagataagTTAGGTGATAAggttaaaattttagatgAAGAAATGAATGATGATGAAATATTGACATATGAAGATGTATGTCTTTATCTTTCACGTAGTGGTAGAAAACGTCCCGTCATTTTATGTGGTCCTGAGGGTGTTGGTTGTTCTGAGTTAAGACAAAAGTTAATTGAAAGTGATAAAACAAGATTTTCATGTGCAATACCTCATACAACAAGACCAAGACGAAGTGATGAAATTGATGgtattaattttcattttataacaCCTCAACAATTTAATGAATACTCCTCAAATGGTGTATTTGTTGAGTATGGTGAATttcaaaaacattattatggAACGAGTATTATGTCAATTTCAAAAGTGATATCAGAAAACAAAACAtgtttattaacatttaaacctgaaacattaaaaagtttacGTAAAACTGATTTAATGCCTTTTGTTGTATTTATTTCACCACCATCATTAATGCAATTAAAAAGGCAAAAAGATATGAATGGTCAGTTTGGAGTAAGAGATGaggaattaaaaattatattaaatgagGGAAAAAGAATGGAACAAAATTATGGACATTTATTTGATCatataattgttaatattgaatatcaaaaaagtttagaggaattaaaagaaattgtcCAAAAATTGGATACTGAACCCCATTGGGTACCAAGTTATTGGcttaataatagaaatagTACTTATAGAAGTAATGGAAAATATAATGATCGTGGAAGAATAGTATCATATTTTGAGGAAGAGGGTAAAATtcctttataa
- a CDS encoding Pleckstrin homology domain and Pleckstrin homology-like domain-containing protein, with translation MENVNENDKLELADESSTTTITDSLHSRTLANIYQFRGTDYLKQGWVAKSRGSRINLLKTKWARRYIILKQILTHKGVDHYLEIYKEEEDICPKKIINLSHCRRIDSYIQLKKSSDVDTTIHKWIFSIHIKRKREMFFSVPSEVEMVRWVHLISNVCELLQDTNNDKKINEKKHSRKGSSKDGNFEIEQNYINELEDINENDFPVKDSYEPTFKKQNNGNKINSGLPPHMQSKSTTFSPIFKKRNNSSSSIHSAPYDFGNYSVDNTLSKSGHVMKHSDRISLHSDKFCDKYASEFSRGFTEMVRLSQKNINNHQNNSNYNTIKSTSSTPSSHYITSPQLPRISRKNTPTNNLSIRRSISILTNSDTSTIPRLSRNNSIIQETSSLNTNPDNDMSNWLYAYEPIDSASEDNHSGRASRVLIPVKSFIHNPRTINGSIKSPTPSITEFSFNTNTLDYQGTLSSTSGSIVPPVDRSKKPNRRKKSSDSSLQDYAINIDHQFTYPTKISTFPNSTTQMLNYPPNHFSIRPREIIHHGRRYKFTGSCVPPPPKSIFHITPPHSIINDAEYWNNIVAPNPLVPHVVRQTVKEQIITTGPKESPAAAIARMKKLKKEEKMREKERKRLEELSYNFDEEIPELLDYQYVDTAKTKAMGQTINEEEKKRDT, from the exons ATGGAAAATGTGAATGAGAATGATAAATTAGAATTAGCCGATGAATCATCAACTACTACTATAACAGATTCATTACATTCACGAACGTTAGCcaatatatatcaatttcGTGGTActgattatttaaaacaaggTTGGGTTGCTAAAAGTAGAGGTTCAcgtataaatttattaaaa aCAAAATGGGCTCGGcgatatattatattaaaacaaatattaaccCATAAAGGTGTAGACCATTATcttgaaatatataaagaagaagaagatatttgcccaaaaaaaattattaatctttCACATTGTCGGAGAATTGATTCatatattcaattaaaaaaatcatctGATGTTGATACAACAATTCATAAATGGATATTTTCAATTCATATCAAAAGAAAACGTGAAATGTTTTTTTCTGTGCCATCAGAAGTTGAGATGGTTCGTTGGGTTCATTTAATTAGTAATGTTTGTGAATTATTACAAGAtacaaataatgataaaaaaattaatgaaaaaaaacattCACGTAAAGGTAGTAGTAAAGATGGTAATTTTGAAATagaacaaaattatattaatgaaCTGGAagatattaatgaaaatgatttTCCTGTTAAAGATTCTTATGAACcaacatttaaaaaacaaaataatggtaataaaataaattcgGGCCTACCACCACATATGCAAAGTAAAAGTACAACATTTTCaccaatatttaaaaaaagaaacaattCATCATCATCAATTCATTCAGCTCCTTATGATTTTGGCAATTATTCTGTTGATAATACATTATCAAAATCAGGACATGTAATGAAACATTCTGATCGTATATCACTACATAGTGATAAATTTTGTGATAAATATGCAAGTGAATTTTCTCGTGGTTTCACTGAAATGGTACGTCTttcacaaaaaaatattaacaatcatcaaaataattcaaattataatacaataaaatcaACTAGTAGTACTCCATCTAGTCATTATATTACATCACCTCAATTACCACGTATCTCTAGAAAAAATACACCAACAAACAATTTATCTATTAGAAGATCAATTtcaatattaacaaataGTGATACATCAACAATTCCTCGATTATCACGAAATAATTCAATTATTCAGGAGACATCATCTTTAAATACTAATCCAGATAATGATATGTCAAATTGGTTATATGCATATGAACCAATTGACTCTGCATCAGAAGATAATCATTCCGGAAGAGCTTCACGTGTCTTAATTCCTGTTAAATCATTTATTCATAATCCTAGAACAATTAATGGTTCAATTAAATCACCAACACCATCAATAACagaattttcatttaatactAATACATTAGATTATCAGGGAACATTAAGTTCAACCTCAGGATCAATAGTTCCACCAGTTGATAGATCAAAAAAACcaaatagaagaaaaaaaagtagtgATAGTAGTTTACAGGATTATGCTATAAATATTGATCATCAATTTACATATCCAACAAAAATATCAACATTTCCAAATAGTACAACACAAATGTTAAATTACCCACCAAATCATTTCTCAATTCGTCCCCGAGAAATTATTCACCATGGTAGAAGATATAAATTTACCGGAAGTTGTGTACCACCACCACCAAAATCTATATTTCATATAACACCACCACATTCTATTATTAATGATGCTGAGTATTGGAATAATATTGTAGCACCAAATCCTTTGGTACCTCATGTCGTTCGCCAAACCGTCAAAGAACAAATAATAACTACAGGTCCTAAAGAAAGTCCTGCTGCTGCTATAGCaagaatgaaaaaattaaaaaaagaagaaaaaatgagagaaaaagaaagaaaacgTTTAGAAgaattatcatataattttgatgAAGAAATACCAGAATTATTAGATTATCAATATGTTGATACAGCGAAAACTAAAGCAATGGGACAAACAATAaatgaagaagaaaaaaaacgTGATACAtag
- a CDS encoding Two pore domain potassium channel, TASK family and Two pore domain potassium channel family and Two pore domain potassium channel domain-containing protein, which translates to MCLNFYWHVWISFIVKMAFAIPDAGNRFKKKNTRACILVITTFAYLIWGSLVFTYFEEPADEKLRKSIASDNYTLQQKYNFSHEDFTELTDLIVKSLPYKYGTQWNFPSSFFFCILVITTIGYGHSTPVTIMGKTFCMFYALAGIPLGLIMFQSIGERINTFIKISLTKLSNIIFNLTKIRILKDVSEKHLIFTSLSMGTIVMIFGTFVFHKYENWNLLDGYYCTFITLSTIGFGDYVPMLHKKFGDSSDIAYIIFTLLFIMCGLAIFSACVNLLVLGFMASNYDIVTAASKRFRQSFVYRSSFKAMRRLSRRPSLRFNLQRKEKIENIQCNADEKLRKLSRDRRKTIHSVPFHDKDDTIIEEAREEIRKHSRIDCPTRKLSHLVRFSSCDNIVIKIDRKESEVDYKEPTCCIVNGPIARFKAHLINDVKNDNTSKENHRVPFSVRRLPNSNIDHLILYNV; encoded by the exons atgtgttTA aatttttattgGCATGTTTGGATAAG ttttattgttaaaatggCTTTTGCTATTCCTGATGCTGGaaatagatttaaaaaaaagaatacaaGAGCATGTATATTGGTTATTACAACTTTTGCATATCTAATATGGGGTTCTTTGGTATTTACCTATTTTGAAGAACCAGCTGATGAAAAATTAAGGAAATCAATTGCATCCGACAATTATACACttcaacaaaaatataatttttcacaTGA ggATTTTACAGAATTAACGGATTTAATAGTTAAATCATTACCATATAAATATGGAACACAGTGGAATTTTCCAtcttctttctttttttgtataCTTGTTATAACAACAAtag gATATGGTCATTCAACACCAGTTACAATTATGGGAAAAACTTTTTGTATGTTTTATGCACTTGCCGGAATTCCACTAGGACTTATAATGTTTCAAAGTATAGGTGAAAGaattaatacatttataaaaattagtttaacaaaactttctaatataatttttaatttaacaaaaattagaatattaaaagatgttAGTGAAAAACATCTTATATTTACATCATTATCTATGGGAACAATAGTTATGATTTTTGGAACATTtgtttttcataaatatgaaaattgGAATTTATTAGATGGTTATTATTGTACATTTATTACACTTAGTACAATAG gtTTTGGAGATTATGTACCAATGcttcataaaaaatttggtGACTCAAGTGATATTGCTTacattatatttactttactttttattatgtgTGGTTTAGCAATATTTTCTGCTTGTGTTAATCTTCTAGTATTAGG ttttatgGCTAGTAATTATGATATTGTAACAGCAGCATCAAAAAGATTTAGGCAAAGTTTTGTTTATAGAAGTTCATTTAAAGCTATGAGAAGATTATCAAGACGGCCTTCTTTAAGATTTAATTTacaaagaaaagaaaaaatagaaaatatacaATGTAATGCTgatgaaaaattaagaaaactTTCTAGAGATCGAAGGAAAACAATTCATAGTGTGCCATTTCATGATAAAGATGATACAATTATAGAAGAGGCAAGAGAAGAAATAAGAAAACATAGTAGAATTGATTGTCCCACCAGAAAATTATCACATTTAGTTAGATTTTCTTCCTGTGATAATATAGTAATTAAAATAGATAGAAAAGAAAGTGAGGTTGATTATAAAGAACCAACATGCTGTATTGTTAATGGACCAATTGCACGTTTTAAGGcacatttaataaatgatgtaaaaaatgataatactAGTAAAGAAAATCATCGGGTACCATTTTCAGTAAGGCGTCTTCCAAACTCAAATATtgatcatttaattttatacaatgtctaa
- a CDS encoding Nematode cuticle collagen, N-terminal domain and Collagen triple helix repeat-containing protein, whose translation MSISSDNNYKNIKIKDEISIQKLRVTAFVAVALSTVAVIFSIITLPLIYTYIQTLQSHIINEAEYCRAHSKDIWVEVFSIQDTLNSKRLYKASSRFKRSWAFGKWINDDTSQYQENKDSMVGSTDNYESLNDGITKEMNKEKISNEYKCPCQVGPPGDIGEPGIDGIPGKDGLPGEAGVPGTDGEILPFEGPIKEPCIICPPGIPGIPGLPGLKGPPGPKGSVGLPGANGKRGEPGLPGAPGPQGPPGPPGLPGLKGLDGKIITVLGPPGPPGIPGPQGPPGPKGIKGPVGNQGISGSPGSPGEPGRTGTPGKDGIPGEPGIPGPKGEDGTCNCQEPRLPPGY comes from the exons atgtccATATCTTCTGACAATAATtataagaatataaaaattaaagatgaAATATCAATACAAAAATTGAGAGTTACAGCTTTTGTTGCAGTTGCATTATCTACTGTTGCtgttattttttctattattacattgcctttaatttatacatatattcaAACACTACAAAGTCACATAATTAATGAAGCTGAGTATTGTAGG gcACACTCTAAAGATATATGGGTTGAAGTATTTTCTATTCAAGATACTCTTAATTCAAAACGTTTATATAAAGCATCAAGTCGTTTTAAACGTTCATGGGCATTTGGTAAATGGATAAATGATGATACTTCACAATATCAAGAAAATAAAGATTCTATGGTTGGATCAACAGATAATTATGAATCATTAAATGATGGAATAACTAAAGAAAtgaataaagaaaaaatttctaatgaATATAAATGTCCATGTCAAGTAGGACCACCAGGTGATATAGGTGAACCAGGAATTGATGGTATACCAGGAAAAGATGGTCTTCCTGGTGAGGCAGGAGTACCAGGTACTGATGGTGAAATATTACCATTTGAAGGACCAATTAAAGAACCATGTATAATTTGTCCTCCTGGAATACCAGGAATACCAGGATTACCTGGTTTAAAAGGACCACCTGGACCAAAAGGTAGTGTAGGATTACCAGGTGCTAATGGAAAACGTGGTGAACCTGGTTTACCTGGAGCACCAGGTCCACAAGGTCCACCTGGTCCACCAGGATTACCAGGTTTAAAAGGTTTAGatggaaaaataataactgtATTAGGACCACCAGGCCCACCCGGTATTCCAGGACCTCAAGGGCCACCAGGACCAAAAGGAATTAAAGGACCAGTTGGAAATCAAGGTATATCAGGTTCTCCCGGTAGTCCAGGTGAACCTGGAAGAACAGGAACTCCAGGAAAAGATGGAATTCCAGGAGAACCAGGTATTCCAGGACCAAAAGGAGAAGATGGAACATGTAATTGTCaag AACCACGATTACCTCCaggatattaa
- a CDS encoding AT25102p: protein MIKNKHDDIDDPAEVLKIVRLTVKEANQRAQKLQNQTTQQLVQRVKDLKYWSSEIDRELLDLAEDNEDMQRYFRRLLTCMDVTQEALKVNEQCFAVRRKRVHVDSADHVDKALAKEKDTIHDGMRQMKEFNSIIEKQIEINESAKNRLNRDFMLKQEAITLDHRSAALGIQKTYNKRMVDGNFEIRDGVPLQRMSEYGEWVENTSANLNQSAKARARSRKIIQKMVQSIKEVAQALRQEATAVEGTLKDSIRLWSEWRDMLQGQVAEKDKEIKIADSAINEIQLSLKLKGSPLQLALTRQNQRGLRPGIELCNDKAQHALQIELNNLKASMLSLEHQLDKAKDSRRKMDNERYRLQRKFEICQQNAIIDNEVLRNIRSLYPQEIQLSGFLVNDTLKNLK from the exons atgattaaaaat aaACATGATGATATTGATGATCCTGctgaagttttaaaaatagtacgATTAACTGTAAAGGAAGCCAATCAAAGAGCACAAAAACTTCAAAATCAAACAACACAACAATTGGTTCAAAGAGttaaagatttaaaatattggtCATCAGAAATAGATAGAGAACTCCTGGATTTGGCTGAGGATAATGAGGATATGCAAAGATATTTTCGAAGACTTCTAACATGTATGGATGTAACTCAGGAGGCTTTAAAAGTTAATGAACAATGTTTTGCTGTTAGAAGAAAACGTGTTCATGTTGACTCAGCTGACCATGTTGATAAGGCACTAGCAAAGGAGAAAGATACCATTCATGATGGAATGAGGCAAATGAAAGAatttaatagtattattgaaaaacaaattgaaataaatgaAAGTGCAAAGAATAGATTAAACAGagattttatgttaaaacaAGAAGCTATAACATTAGATCATCGTTCTGCAGCTCTAGGTATACAAAAAACCTACAATAAAAGAATGGTTGATGGTAATTTTGAGATTCGAGATGGTGTTCCATTACAAAGGATGTCTGAGTATGGAGAGTGGGTTGAAAATACCTCAGCTAACCTAAATCAATCAGCTAAAGCTCGGGCAAGATCAAGAAAAATCATCCAAAAAATGGTTCAGTCAATTAAAGAGGTTGCTCAGGCTTTAAGACAAGAAGCTACTGCTGTTGAGGGAACATTAAAAGATTCCATTAGATTATGGAGTGAGTGGCGTGATATGTTACAGGGACAGGTAGCTGAAAAAGacaaagaaataaaaatagctGATTCTGCTATTAATGAAATTCAATTATCTCTTAAATTAAAAGGATCACCATTACAATTAGCATTGACACGCCAAAATCAAAGAGGACTTAGACCTGGAATAGAGTTATGTAATGATAAAGCACAACATGCTCTTCAAATAGAGTTAAACAATTTGAAAGCATCAATGTTATCACTTGAACATCAATTAGATAAAGCTAAGGATAGTCGAAGGAAGATGGATAATGAGAGATATCGTTTACAAagaaaatttgaaatatgCCAACAAAATGCTATAATTGACAATGAAGTTCTTAGAAATATACGTAGTTTGTATCCTCAAGAAATACAGTTATCAGGTTTCTTAGTCAAtgatactttaaaaaatttaaaatga